TTAATTTGGGCAAAGTATAGACTTATAACAGATACCAATATTAACAATAGTGAGCCTTCAAGCATATAGGATGTCTGTCGCATTTGATAAACTATAAAAGAAGTAATAACTAATGCTGATACCCCCCATGGATTAAAATCGTTTGATCGTTCTTTTAAGAAACTGAAATTAAAAAATAGAAAGTTATCTGTGAATTGAGGTCTATATAAAGCAAACCAAAAGCTAACTACAGTTAAAATTATAAAGTTATTAATGTAAAATAATACATTATACCAAGACAAAAACCCTGTTATTATAATGAAGGACCCAAATATAAATGCATCAATGCAAAGCAATATCCCCATAGATTTAAAATATACCTCTACTATATTTTTAGATTTCTCCTCGCAAATAAGGTGAGTGAAGAATAGTTCCTTGTTATAACCAAAAAAGTTTAATCCCGTATATAAAAGGAGAAGTAAAGGAGAAGCGAATTGCCATGTAACTGCTGAAACTTCGGTAGTTTTTCCTGACACTAAATTCAATCCTGCCACAGCAAGCCAAAGTATTTTAAAAAAAAATCCATACAAGTATGTTGAAGATAAATTACTGTTTGAAAGTATATTCCAGTAAAAATTACTTGTACACTTAAAAAGTCTTAAAGTAGATTGTATTTTTACTTTTTTATCTACTTCAGAATAGGTAAAACAAACAAATAAGCTACAAAAGAAAGTTATTAAAAGAATAATTCCTAACAGAGAATTAAAATGGAAATAATAGATATAAGTACAATAAGAAGCTAGAAGTAGTAAAACAACTGTAAAAAGCAATTTACCTTTGGGTACCTCATACTCCGTAATATTTTTTATCGTACGGTTAATGAGATATCCACAAAAAACAAAAAGAAGACTACTACTCAATTCAACAACACCAAAGAAATTACTGAATACAACAAACTGTATATACATACAGAACACAAACAGGCTATAATAATTTATTGAGGAAACAAATACCACAACTAGAGCTTTGGAGTATTTGCCTAATGGATAATAGTTAGGAAAAAGAAAAGGGTTGACTTTATAAACAGGATAAAAATCCAATAACAAATAGTTTATAGCAAAAAATATATTTACAAATAAAAGAAAACTATTAACATTGACTACATTTTCCCTGACGTTAAAATCATAATAACTAGCAAGAAAATAACCTATACAAAAAGAGCCAATGAGGATAATGGAAAAATAGGTAAAAAATTTATATCGGGCCTCAGATTCACGTAAAAGTACTTCTCTAAACTGCTTTTTTGAAAGAAAAAGTAATATCCTCTTCAGCATATATTCTAAAAATTATCTAAGGATTTTGGTGTATAGCCCAACATTGAAGAAACTTGATCATCAAATTTTTTCTCGTTTTCATTTAAAATTTTTTCAAGTGAACCTGAGTAAATGAGTTTGTGTGTTTCTAAAATTCCTAAGTGAGTTGCAATTTTTTGAACATAATTTATTTCATGTGAAGAGACCAGCAACGCATTTCCCTGCTTTCTATAATCACTTATGAATGTTGCCAGATTATTACTGGCCAGTGGGTCTAAGTTTTCGAATGGTTCATCGAGGACAAGAAATTTTGGTTTGTGAATGACAGCTGCACAAATTCCTATCTTAATTTTCATACCTTTTGAATACTGGCCAATTTTCTTTTTTAAATTCGTAGAATCTTCAAAAAAATAATTACTTAATATCCTTATCCTCTTTTTCATAAGCTTCTTGGGCAATTCATATATCATACCCACATACCTTAAATAATCAATACCAGTAAACTCATTGATGACCGGATTAAATTCAGGCAATACCCCAATATTACTCTTGATTAACTGAGAGCTATCGGAATATTTTGAACCAAATAACTTAACCACACCCCGATCTGTTTCTAAAAGATCAATTATAATATGAATAAGTGTACTTTTGCCAGCTCCATTTCGACCTATAAGACAATAGCATTCCCCTTCTTGGATCGATAGATTAATGCCATCAAGTACTTTCGTAGTACCAAATGACTTTTTAATATCTCTAACCTCAAGTATCATATTATAAGTAAAGAGTTTATCAGGTTATAACAAGAAGAAAAAATAGAACCCAGTTTTTATACTGAGTTCTATTCCTTTTAATTAATTTAGGATTTTTTATAGTATCAATAAAAATAGTTACCTATAGCAACGCCCAAACAAAAACTGCCTACACCCGGGATCACTCTTACAGCATGTGCCCAAAGATCTTGACTTTGACATACTTCCAAATTTACATCTCTTCCACCTTCAATTTGTTCCATTTGATGTAATTCTAACGTTTCCATAATAAACCTCTCGATTTTGTTTAAATTGTATAATTAGATCATCAAAAAAGCCAACAGGAGTATAATTTATACTGCCAAGTAACCCTTTTAATGAATGCATTTCTATTATCATGAAAACAGTTTAATCCGTCAATATTGAGCTGTATCCTATTTGTTTTCCCTCTATCCGTTTTGTTTGGGACCAGTTTTAGGAGCCAATATACAGGATGCGGGAAACCTGCTAATTCCATAATTGATTAGTGGTTTCATCTTCAGCAGTAAAAGATAACCGACATAAGTCTAACTCTGTGCTTAGTTGTTATACTCTTTATCATATAAGAGCTTCTCTCTTATCTCGGTAAAGTTGGTTTCATAGTGCCGGTTAAGAAACTTGTATAGGGCTTGCTCATCTTTTAAGCCGATCTCCGCAGCGATAGCCCGACTTGTTTTGTAAGGATACTGTAAAATCACTTTGTGTAATTGGCCATACCGTACTCTGCAAAGACATTGATACGGGGTCTCACCAAAGTGCTCTGAAAAACAAGTCGAAAAATAACTTCTCGAATATCCCATATACCGAGCCCAATCTTGTGCGCTTGTTATTTGCTTTAAATTCTTTTTTAAAATATTGAGTGATAATTTTAAGTGAATAGGTTTATAACAATATTTTTTCTCTTGCATACTAAGTAACATTTCTTGACCCTGACATAACAAGAGCATAGACCCCAGGTGATGTTACATTAGAACCACTTAATTTTTGTCTAATTAAGAATTTGCCGATAGTTGGAGTCTCCTAGTACCAGTTTCTCTCTCCTCTATTATTTTACTTTTACGACTTTGCAGAACCCAAAAACTAACCAGATTTTTCGACTATTAGTTAAAAGTCCATGTTATGGTTTATCTAAAACGAAATGTGGTATAAAAAATATAGATGATCCCCCCCCACAAATTGGGCTTTGAAATGACATGGGAGTTGGATAACACTACACTCTTAAATTTTGGAAAGTCCCAACCCAGGATTATTACTCAAAATAACTTCTTTTCTGTCTGACAAGCTTATACCTTCAAATGGATCATCCTTAATCAACAAAAAACCGTCCAGATCCACATAGTCGGCCCAAGTACCAATCAGGGCTCCGGCTGAAATAGCAAGTGAGCTTTCGATCATACAGCCTACCATTACGCTTAAATCATGTTTTTGCGCCTGTGCAATCACATTTCGTGCTTTAACCAGGCTCCCGATCTTCATAAGTTTGATGTTAATACCGTGAAAAGCCTGGGACACCTGCTCCAAGTTCTCATTCCCTTTAAAACTCTCATCAGCCATAAGTGGCAGTGGCGACCACTGCTTAAGCTCTGCCATCTCATCAAACAGTGCCGACGGCATCGGTTGTTCTACCAGTTCTATATTTTGATCCGCCAGAAACATAATCTGCTCTTTCGCCTCATTTATAGAAGTCCACCCTTCGTTGGCATCTACACGAATCGGTTTATCGGTAACCTCTCGTATCGCCCGTATAATATCACGATCGCGATCGGTACCCAGCTTTACTTTTAGAATGGGATACTCTTCCGCATCACGAACTTTCTGCTGCATTACCTCAATGCTGTCTAGTCCAATCGTAAATGATGTGGTGGGGGTACGATTAGAGGGGGCATCCCAAAGTTTCCACAACGGCTGGTTTTTTGACTTGCCCCACCAATCCAGCCAGGCCATCTCAAGGGCTGCCAATGCCGAATACACCGGGGAATGCACATTTGCTAACTTTTGGGCAACAGCATCCGGTCTATCTAGTTCATCAAAGAAATCTTCTTCAAGTCCATCAATGAAACTTATGACCGTCTCAGCATCTTCATTATAGCGTCGATTGGGACCGGCCTCCCCAAAACCTGTGATACCATTGCCCGTAAGCCTCACGACCACGTTACCTACCGTTTCTTTGGTACCGCGGGCAATGGTGAAAGGATTACGTAATGTTAATTCATTCAGGTGATGCTCAATATTAAAATGAGGCATATCCAATAATATTTAACAGGTACAAGTAACAATAAAAAGCAGGCGCTGCCAGAAGCAGCGCATCGAAGCGGTCAAAAAGTCCCCCGTGCCCCGGCAGAATATTAGAAGCATCTTTTACATCGGCAGCCCTTTTCAAGCGACTCGCCGTTAAATCTCCAATAGGACCAAAGATACTAATAGATACCGCAGCAGGTGCGATTGCTAATATTGTAGTTGGAAACGGGGACGGTACAAGAAATATGACTAAACCCAGCCCTACCAATGCCCCGACAATGCCGGAAAAAAAACCTTCCCAGGTTTTATTCGGACTAACGGTAGGAGCTAACTTATTTTTACCAAATGCTTTGCCCCCAAAATATGCAAACACATCATTCCCCCAGACCATCAGCAGCAACGTTATGGTAAGG
Above is a window of Fodinibius saliphilus DNA encoding:
- a CDS encoding dipeptide epimerase: MPHFNIEHHLNELTLRNPFTIARGTKETVGNVVVRLTGNGITGFGEAGPNRRYNEDAETVISFIDGLEEDFFDELDRPDAVAQKLANVHSPVYSALAALEMAWLDWWGKSKNQPLWKLWDAPSNRTPTTSFTIGLDSIEVMQQKVRDAEEYPILKVKLGTDRDRDIIRAIREVTDKPIRVDANEGWTSINEAKEQIMFLADQNIELVEQPMPSALFDEMAELKQWSPLPLMADESFKGNENLEQVSQAFHGINIKLMKIGSLVKARNVIAQAQKHDLSVMVGCMIESSLAISAGALIGTWADYVDLDGFLLIKDDPFEGISLSDRKEVILSNNPGLGLSKI
- a CDS encoding helix-turn-helix domain-containing protein; its protein translation is MLLLCQGQEMLLSMQEKKYCYKPIHLKLSLNILKKNLKQITSAQDWARYMGYSRSYFSTCFSEHFGETPYQCLCRVRYGQLHKVILQYPYKTSRAIAAEIGLKDEQALYKFLNRHYETNFTEIREKLLYDKEYNN
- a CDS encoding phosphatidate cytidylyltransferase, giving the protein MSELTKRILFAVPAAALFLFITWLGGLWFVGLVIPISLIIQHELSSLCEGAGFKPDTYFPYTIGLWILLIPFLDHAFPIGIGIFLLFVALKIFKTDDIGLREFISTFFAGIYAPLGMLTFILIRDFGSDEVGFTLTITLLLMVWGNDVFAYFGGKAFGKNKLAPTVSPNKTWEGFFSGIVGALVGLGLVIFLVPSPFPTTILAIAPAAVSISIFGPIGDLTASRLKRAADVKDASNILPGHGGLFDRFDALLLAAPAFYCYLYLLNIIGYASF
- a CDS encoding ABC transporter ATP-binding protein, translated to MILEVRDIKKSFGTTKVLDGINLSIQEGECYCLIGRNGAGKSTLIHIIIDLLETDRGVVKLFGSKYSDSSQLIKSNIGVLPEFNPVINEFTGIDYLRYVGMIYELPKKLMKKRIRILSNYFFEDSTNLKKKIGQYSKGMKIKIGICAAVIHKPKFLVLDEPFENLDPLASNNLATFISDYRKQGNALLVSSHEINYVQKIATHLGILETHKLIYSGSLEKILNENEKKFDDQVSSMLGYTPKSLDNF